Proteins co-encoded in one Ferviditalea candida genomic window:
- a CDS encoding thioesterase family protein, with product MLDGLKIGEQRSVSAVVTPEMYAQFEGQVVHEVFGTVWMVYHMEYAARQIILPYLKEDEEGMGIAVNVSHLAPAVAGSRITATAECTAIQGNRVVTDVEVRNEKGIIGKGQVTQIILPKQSIAERIERAAR from the coding sequence GTGCTAGATGGTTTGAAAATCGGAGAACAGCGTTCGGTTTCCGCGGTGGTGACTCCGGAGATGTATGCCCAATTCGAAGGACAGGTTGTCCATGAAGTGTTCGGAACGGTGTGGATGGTCTATCATATGGAATATGCGGCGCGGCAAATCATTCTTCCCTATTTGAAGGAAGATGAAGAAGGCATGGGGATTGCCGTGAATGTGTCTCATCTAGCGCCGGCGGTCGCAGGCTCACGAATTACGGCGACAGCTGAATGCACGGCAATTCAGGGAAATCGGGTCGTAACCGATGTAGAGGTTCGCAACGAAAAGGGAATCATCGGAAAGGGACAGGTTACGCAAATTATACTCCCCAAACAATCCATTGCCGAACGGATCGAAAGAGCGGCCCGATAG